The following are encoded in a window of Amphibacillus xylanus NBRC 15112 genomic DNA:
- a CDS encoding type II toxin-antitoxin system PemK/MazF family toxin: MIVKRGEVYFADLSPVVGSEQGGVRPVLVIQNNIGNRFSPTVIVAAITAQIQKAKLPTHVEIEAEKYGFERDSVILLEQIRTIDKQRLTDKITQLDGQMMDKIDQALEISLGLTHI, encoded by the coding sequence TTGATCGTAAAAAGAGGCGAAGTTTATTTCGCTGACCTGTCACCAGTTGTTGGTTCTGAGCAAGGTGGCGTTCGTCCGGTACTAGTGATTCAAAATAACATCGGCAATCGATTTAGCCCGACCGTTATTGTAGCTGCGATCACTGCTCAAATTCAAAAGGCAAAATTGCCAACGCATGTTGAAATTGAAGCGGAAAAATACGGATTCGAACGTGATTCGGTAATTTTGCTTGAACAAATCCGAACTATAGATAAACAGCGATTGACTGATAAAATCACGCAGTTAGATGGTCAGATGATGGATAAAATTGATCAAGCACTTGAAATAAGTTTAGGTTTAACTCATATTTAA
- a CDS encoding RsbT co-antagonist protein RsbRA — protein sequence MPKRVNQIIINNSDIIIKNWLKIVSEKRIDEYTTSISEDLFHSTNREFVNVIFKSLDEDRLTSEIETFSERLVHLGWPLSYLTDGLTTFRRVVFDFILSQSQKIDSDYFSIIIDKVNGWVDPIINKLVDEYSGNWEHTVSLQRVALQELSAPLIPVMRNITIMPLIGTIDTERAKLIMENLLQGVIKHNAEVVLIDITGVPVVDTMVAHHLIQAAEAVRLIGANCILVGIRPEIAQTIVNLGIDLSRFPTRSSLRKGFETALEMTGRKIIKEDKSKEMIEDIMKSIEKE from the coding sequence TTGCCAAAGCGAGTTAATCAAATCATTATTAACAACAGTGATATTATTATCAAAAATTGGTTGAAGATAGTTTCTGAAAAACGGATTGATGAGTATACGACATCAATCTCAGAAGATTTATTCCACAGCACTAATCGAGAATTTGTAAATGTTATTTTTAAAAGTCTAGATGAAGATCGTTTAACGAGTGAAATTGAGACGTTTTCTGAAAGATTAGTCCACTTAGGTTGGCCGCTATCTTATTTAACGGATGGATTAACGACATTTAGACGTGTTGTATTTGATTTTATCTTAAGTCAAAGTCAAAAGATTGATAGTGATTATTTTTCAATTATTATTGATAAAGTGAATGGTTGGGTAGATCCAATTATTAATAAGCTTGTTGACGAGTATTCAGGAAATTGGGAGCATACTGTTTCATTACAAAGAGTAGCTTTGCAAGAGTTATCTGCACCGTTAATTCCTGTGATGAGGAACATCACGATTATGCCTTTAATTGGAACTATCGATACAGAACGCGCAAAACTCATTATGGAAAACTTACTTCAAGGTGTTATCAAGCATAATGCTGAAGTTGTTTTAATTGATATTACAGGTGTACCAGTAGTGGATACTATGGTTGCGCATCACTTGATCCAAGCAGCAGAAGCAGTCAGATTAATTGGAGCAAATTGTATATTGGTAGGTATTCGCCCTGAAATTGCACAGACAATTGTTAATTTAGGTATTGATCTATCAAGGTTCCCGACACGATCTTCTTTAAGAAAAGGTTTTGAGACAGCCCTTGAAATGACCGGAAGAAAGATTATTAAAGAAGATAAAAGTAAAGAAATGATCGAAGATATTATGAAATCAATAGAAAAGGAGTGA
- a CDS encoding STAS domain-containing protein, producing the protein MRIPILKLQNYLLISIQVELDDKTAIQFQEDLLNQIYKSGAKGVVIDLTSVDIIDSFIAKVLGDVVTMSDLMGAKVVLTGIQPAVAMTLIELGIHMQDVQTALNLEQGLIKLRQELEG; encoded by the coding sequence TTGCGTATCCCTATTCTGAAATTACAGAATTATTTGCTTATTTCAATTCAAGTAGAATTAGATGACAAAACCGCTATTCAATTTCAAGAAGATTTACTAAACCAAATTTATAAGAGTGGTGCAAAAGGTGTTGTAATTGATTTAACTTCTGTGGACATCATAGATTCTTTCATTGCGAAAGTTCTTGGTGATGTCGTTACTATGTCAGATCTAATGGGGGCAAAAGTGGTTTTAACTGGTATTCAACCTGCAGTGGCGATGACGCTGATTGAGTTAGGCATCCATATGCAAGACGTTCAAACAGCATTAAACCTAGAGCAAGGTTTGATTAAACTTCGCCAGGAATTGGAGGGGTGA
- a CDS encoding anti-sigma regulatory factor, translating to MEFKPCVNIHQEIDIVGARQLGRQYAKQLGFNTVDQARIATAISELTRNIYLYAKSGKVCFDVIDQINRKGLKICAIDNGPGIQDIGQVMQDGYSTSGGLGAGLPGVKRLMDQFNIQSDQDGTRIEVIKWVR from the coding sequence ATGGAATTCAAACCCTGTGTTAATATTCATCAGGAAATTGATATTGTGGGGGCTCGACAATTAGGTAGACAATATGCGAAGCAATTGGGGTTTAATACGGTTGACCAAGCACGAATCGCAACAGCAATTTCAGAGTTAACTAGAAATATTTATTTATATGCTAAATCAGGAAAAGTATGTTTTGACGTCATTGATCAAATTAACCGAAAAGGTTTGAAGATCTGTGCAATTGATAATGGCCCGGGGATTCAGGATATTGGCCAAGTGATGCAGGATGGGTATTCGACATCTGGTGGTCTTGGAGCGGGTTTGCCAGGTGTGAAAAGACTAATGGATCAATTTAATATCCAATCAGACCAAGATGGGACGAGGATTGAAGTTATAAAATGGGTTAGATAA
- a CDS encoding PP2C family protein-serine/threonine phosphatase: METAHFDLHNYRQLLKDYLLTNDETALYQAEQFSRLSVKHNISPEEMIQIHIEALQDLYPDLPREIKDSLYFLLEAMISYGLALQENQFLREKQSKLESEISVAADMQKTLLSTVKPVIKGLDIGAISVPASTMNGDYYHFVTNKEDQLGIALADVIGKGIPAALAMSMIKYSMDSFTESYQEPKMILENLNRVVERNVDPSMFITMFYGLYNPKTETFSYASAGHEPCFYYHAKQQEFEEIHAPGLVLGVKDDTKYQQFSRKIDEGDCLVLLTDGVTECRLGDHFIEREQILKVIQSYIHLPAQEAVEKVFRHFEALQDFQLRDDFTLLIIKKEV; the protein is encoded by the coding sequence ATGGAGACAGCTCATTTTGATTTGCATAATTATCGGCAATTATTAAAAGATTATTTATTAACTAATGATGAAACAGCCCTATATCAAGCTGAACAATTTAGTCGACTATCAGTTAAACATAATATTTCACCGGAAGAAATGATTCAAATTCATATCGAGGCACTTCAAGATTTGTACCCGGATTTACCTAGAGAAATAAAAGATTCACTATATTTCTTGTTAGAGGCAATGATTTCATATGGACTAGCACTACAAGAAAACCAGTTTTTAAGAGAAAAGCAATCCAAACTAGAATCAGAAATTTCCGTTGCTGCTGACATGCAGAAGACATTACTATCGACAGTAAAGCCTGTAATCAAAGGTTTAGATATTGGTGCCATTAGTGTGCCAGCAAGTACGATGAACGGTGACTATTACCACTTTGTCACAAACAAAGAAGATCAATTAGGTATTGCACTGGCAGATGTAATCGGTAAAGGGATACCAGCTGCCCTAGCGATGTCGATGATTAAATACTCGATGGATAGTTTCACAGAGAGTTATCAAGAACCGAAAATGATTTTAGAAAACTTGAACCGAGTCGTGGAGCGAAATGTTGATCCAAGTATGTTTATTACCATGTTTTATGGACTCTATAATCCAAAAACTGAGACATTCTCTTACGCATCAGCTGGCCATGAGCCATGCTTTTATTATCATGCTAAGCAGCAGGAATTTGAGGAAATTCATGCGCCTGGCTTAGTTCTTGGTGTCAAAGATGATACAAAGTACCAACAATTTAGTCGCAAGATTGACGAGGGTGATTGTTTGGTTTTATTAACAGACGGTGTGACGGAGTGTCGCTTAGGTGATCACTTTATTGAGCGGGAACAAATTCTTAAAGTTATTCAAAGTTATATTCACTTACCAGCACAAGAAGCTGTCGAAAAAGTATTTCGCCATTTTGAAGCACTTCAAGATTTTCAGTTACGTGATGATTTCACACTACTGATTATTAAAAAAGAGGTTTAA
- a CDS encoding STAS domain-containing protein, with the protein MNINLDLEIIDDQLSKKLLLSGEIDAYTAPKLKEALLPLTKETGKEVIVDLENVKYMDSTGLGVFISALKSSKEHNSSFKLINLQERVERLFKITSLDKIMTIENSLRGGNK; encoded by the coding sequence ATGAACATTAATTTAGATCTTGAGATAATTGATGATCAATTATCAAAAAAACTGCTATTATCAGGAGAAATTGATGCGTATACAGCACCGAAATTAAAAGAAGCATTATTACCATTGACTAAAGAAACAGGGAAAGAAGTTATTGTTGATTTAGAAAATGTGAAATATATGGATAGTACAGGTTTAGGTGTCTTCATAAGTGCATTAAAATCTTCAAAAGAGCATAATTCATCATTTAAACTGATTAACCTTCAAGAGCGGGTAGAACGATTATTTAAGATTACGAGTTTAGATAAGATCATGACAATTGAAAACTCACTACGGGGTGGTAATAAATGA
- the rsbW gene encoding anti-sigma B factor RsbW has product MREFDFVEMRLPAKPEYVGVVRLSVSGIANRMGFSYEDIEDLKVAISEAMTNATTHAYDDGEEGEVTIGFGIYPDRLEIMVADRGGSFDLDEVKQHIGPYQQNEKIENLREGGFGLFLIDALMDKVEINNSFGVIVLMTKKLPTNEVEIDDEISTTQ; this is encoded by the coding sequence ATGAGGGAATTTGACTTTGTGGAGATGAGACTACCGGCAAAACCGGAATATGTCGGTGTAGTTCGTTTAAGTGTTTCTGGTATTGCCAATCGAATGGGATTTTCTTATGAAGATATAGAAGACCTTAAAGTGGCTATTTCTGAAGCTATGACAAATGCAACGACGCATGCATACGATGACGGAGAAGAAGGGGAAGTCACGATTGGATTTGGGATTTATCCAGATCGATTAGAAATTATGGTTGCTGATCGTGGTGGAAGTTTTGACCTAGACGAAGTGAAGCAACATATTGGACCTTATCAACAAAATGAAAAGATCGAGAATCTTCGAGAAGGAGGGTTTGGTCTTTTCCTTATTGATGCATTGATGGATAAGGTTGAAATTAATAATAGTTTTGGTGTCATAGTTTTAATGACAAAAAAGCTCCCCACAAATGAGGTGGAAATAGATGACGAAATCTCAACCACACAATAG
- the sigB gene encoding RNA polymerase sigma factor SigB translates to MTKSQPHNSREDEVYQWIEYLQENPKDEKTQEKIVLTYQNLVRSIARKYAKNSSIHEDLVQVGMLGLLAAIRRYDSTLGKSFESFAIPTIIGEIKRFIRDKTWSVHVPRRIKELGPRIKRATEELTVMYQRSPTVAEIADYLDVSEEEVLETMEMGQSYKALSVDKKIEANSDGSTVSILDLIGDQDDNFERTDLRLLLEKVLPILSEREQKILQYTYFDNMSQKEAGDLLDISQMHVSRIQRRALLKLREALQADGIGVID, encoded by the coding sequence ATGACGAAATCTCAACCACACAATAGTCGTGAGGATGAGGTTTACCAATGGATTGAGTACCTTCAGGAAAACCCTAAAGATGAGAAAACTCAAGAAAAAATCGTCCTAACCTATCAAAATTTAGTTCGTTCGATTGCAAGAAAATATGCAAAAAACAGCTCTATCCACGAAGATCTCGTCCAGGTAGGAATGCTAGGGTTGTTAGCTGCAATAAGAAGGTATGATTCTACATTAGGTAAATCCTTTGAATCATTCGCAATTCCAACCATTATTGGTGAAATTAAACGATTTATCCGTGACAAAACGTGGAGTGTCCACGTACCACGCCGAATAAAGGAACTAGGTCCAAGAATTAAGAGAGCGACAGAAGAATTAACTGTTATGTATCAAAGGTCTCCTACTGTTGCGGAAATAGCAGATTATTTAGACGTCTCAGAAGAAGAAGTGCTTGAAACAATGGAGATGGGGCAAAGCTATAAAGCATTATCAGTCGATAAGAAAATTGAGGCTAACTCTGACGGCAGTACAGTGTCAATTCTTGATTTGATTGGAGATCAGGATGATAATTTTGAAAGAACTGATTTACGACTTTTGTTAGAAAAAGTATTACCTATATTGTCAGAACGAGAACAGAAGATTTTGCAATATACTTATTTTGATAATATGAGTCAAAAAGAGGCTGGAGATCTCCTTGACATCTCACAAATGCATGTTTCGCGTATCCAACGTCGAGCGTTATTAAAATTAAGAGAAGCTTTACAAGCAGATGGAATAGGTGTTATAGACTAA
- a CDS encoding SpoIIE family protein phosphatase — protein MIRTKHIDISVFQKVKHGNVDCGDSYFYYQEGDYFICVIVDGLGSGTLANESSQAVVNVIKSNPFMSITEMIRLSNHALIGKRGVVLGILQLNLKTEQFTYSSIGNIGLMTINSDGRKRRNIPMSGYLGGYLPKAKVINGTFKTDTIFIMFSDGVLAHELTDRLFDKQSVYEITEAFASKMEPTRDDDTTLAVMKYI, from the coding sequence ATGATTCGAACAAAACATATAGATATCTCAGTTTTTCAAAAAGTTAAACACGGTAATGTTGATTGTGGTGATAGTTATTTCTACTATCAAGAGGGCGATTATTTTATCTGTGTGATCGTTGACGGTCTTGGTAGTGGAACACTTGCAAATGAATCATCACAAGCGGTTGTTAATGTGATTAAATCTAATCCATTTATGTCAATTACTGAAATGATTAGATTAAGCAACCATGCCTTGATTGGTAAACGCGGAGTCGTATTAGGAATATTACAACTAAATTTAAAAACTGAACAATTTACTTATTCCTCTATCGGTAATATTGGCTTAATGACAATTAATTCGGACGGGAGAAAAAGAAGAAACATACCAATGTCAGGCTATTTAGGTGGCTACTTGCCAAAAGCAAAGGTCATAAACGGTACTTTTAAAACTGATACGATCTTTATTATGTTCTCTGATGGTGTGTTAGCTCATGAATTAACCGATCGATTATTTGATAAGCAAAGCGTCTATGAGATTACTGAAGCATTTGCTTCAAAAATGGAACCAACACGAGATGATGATACAACACTTGCAGTTATGAAATATATTTAA
- a CDS encoding Tex family protein, whose product MDETFNQSELIGDVAKKIALKPNVVKQVIGLLEEGNTVPFIARYRKEQTGGLDEVQIKAIEDQWSYTVQLANRKQEVIRLIDEQGKLTDELRKDILAADQLQRLEDLYRPYKQKRRTRATIAKEKGLEPLAQLIWEQESKDISTEAKAYISEENDLATIEDVLNGANDIIAEWISDDATYRDYIRNQTFNQGQINATVKDESLDEKHVYQMYYDYTEPIKTVVSHRILAMNRAEKEDVIRVSINVSIEHIQNYLERQIIKPTTDQQVREFLQAAIADSYKRLIQPSIEREIRSTLTEQAEEQAIDIFSMNLRHLLLQPPLKRQTILGVDPAFRTGCKLAVIDETGKVLAVDVIYPTAPKNDIKGARKVVGRMINDYQVQLIAIGNGTASRETEQFIADFINDEQLNVSYLIVNESGASVYSASKLAREEFPDLQVEERSAVSIARRVQDPLAELVKIDPKSIGVGQYQHDVSQKKLADSLTFVVETAVNQVGVNVNTASVSLLQYVSGLSKTVANNIVKKREELGFFSNRKQLEDIPRLGKKTYQQSIGFLRINDGTEPLDRTPIHPESYKVTEKLLKMIDCQKTDLGTATLQDKLIKLNIAEVADELQIGEPTLRDIVEALSRPSRDLRDDLPKPLLKKNVLSMEDLKPGIELQGTVRNVVDFGIFVDIGVKQDGLVHISKMSKQYVKHPKDLVAVGDVITVWVIDIDLQKERIALSMIKED is encoded by the coding sequence ATGGACGAAACATTTAATCAATCAGAATTGATAGGTGACGTAGCGAAGAAAATCGCACTTAAACCAAATGTCGTGAAACAAGTCATTGGTCTTTTAGAGGAAGGTAATACAGTACCGTTTATTGCCCGATATCGAAAAGAACAGACAGGTGGCTTAGATGAGGTTCAGATTAAGGCGATTGAAGATCAATGGTCCTACACTGTACAATTAGCTAATCGAAAACAAGAAGTGATTCGACTGATTGATGAACAAGGAAAGCTTACTGACGAATTAAGGAAAGATATATTAGCAGCGGATCAGCTCCAACGACTTGAAGATCTTTATCGACCATACAAGCAGAAACGGAGAACAAGAGCAACGATTGCTAAGGAAAAAGGGTTAGAGCCACTAGCGCAATTAATTTGGGAGCAAGAAAGCAAGGATATTAGTACTGAAGCTAAAGCCTATATATCAGAAGAAAATGATTTAGCAACGATAGAAGATGTATTGAATGGTGCAAATGATATTATTGCTGAATGGATCTCTGATGATGCGACTTATCGAGATTACATAAGGAATCAAACTTTTAACCAAGGACAAATTAATGCAACTGTTAAAGATGAATCATTAGACGAAAAACACGTCTACCAAATGTACTACGATTATACAGAACCGATCAAAACAGTTGTGTCTCACCGTATTTTAGCGATGAATCGTGCGGAGAAAGAAGATGTTATTCGAGTTAGTATTAATGTATCGATTGAGCACATTCAAAACTACCTAGAACGGCAAATTATTAAACCGACGACTGATCAACAAGTACGTGAATTTCTACAAGCAGCAATTGCTGATAGTTATAAGCGCTTAATTCAACCATCGATAGAACGTGAAATTCGATCAACATTAACTGAACAAGCGGAAGAACAAGCTATTGATATTTTCTCAATGAATTTACGTCATTTATTACTACAACCCCCACTCAAAAGACAAACAATACTTGGAGTTGATCCTGCCTTTAGAACAGGATGTAAATTAGCTGTTATAGATGAGACAGGAAAAGTATTAGCTGTTGATGTCATTTATCCAACAGCACCTAAAAATGATATTAAAGGTGCAAGAAAAGTAGTTGGACGTATGATAAACGATTACCAAGTTCAACTAATTGCTATTGGAAATGGAACGGCATCACGAGAGACTGAACAATTTATTGCTGACTTTATTAATGATGAACAGTTAAATGTCTCATATTTAATTGTTAATGAATCGGGTGCAAGTGTCTACTCAGCTTCTAAATTAGCCCGTGAAGAATTTCCGGATTTACAAGTAGAAGAACGAAGTGCAGTCTCAATTGCTAGACGTGTCCAAGATCCTCTTGCAGAGCTTGTGAAAATTGATCCAAAGTCAATTGGCGTTGGTCAATATCAGCATGATGTTAGTCAGAAGAAATTAGCTGACTCTTTAACGTTCGTAGTCGAAACAGCAGTTAACCAAGTTGGTGTTAATGTAAATACGGCATCTGTTTCATTGCTGCAGTATGTATCAGGTCTAAGTAAAACGGTGGCTAATAATATTGTGAAAAAGCGAGAAGAACTAGGGTTTTTCAGTAATAGAAAACAACTTGAGGATATTCCTCGACTTGGTAAAAAGACTTATCAGCAAAGTATTGGTTTTCTGCGAATCAATGATGGAACTGAGCCATTAGATCGTACACCAATTCACCCTGAAAGTTACAAAGTGACAGAAAAACTTCTTAAGATGATTGATTGTCAAAAGACTGATCTTGGAACGGCAACATTGCAAGATAAGTTAATTAAATTAAATATTGCTGAAGTTGCAGATGAACTTCAGATTGGTGAACCTACTCTTCGTGATATCGTTGAAGCACTTAGCCGCCCATCACGAGATTTACGTGATGATTTACCTAAGCCATTGCTTAAGAAGAATGTCTTATCAATGGAAGACCTCAAACCAGGTATTGAGCTTCAAGGGACGGTAAGAAATGTCGTTGACTTTGGTATCTTTGTTGATATCGGTGTAAAACAAGACGGCTTAGTCCATATATCAAAAATGTCAAAACAATATGTTAAACATCCGAAAGATCTTGTTGCTGTTGGAGACGTCATTACCGTTTGGGTGATTGATATTGATCTCCAAAAAGAACGAATTGCTTTATCAATGATAAAAGAGGACTAG
- the arcC gene encoding carbamate kinase produces MKKRIVIALGGNAILTKDPSAKAQQLALRSTAKKLVPLIEQGHELIISHGNGPQVGNLLLQQSAADSKENPALPLDTCVAMTQGSIGYWLQLVLRETLKEAGINKEVITLLTQVIVSKDDPAFSHPTKPVGPFLSEEEKNRKNDQDIYIEDSGRGWRKVVPSPKPISVTEAPLIEKLVEMGAITIAAGGGGIPVVEDNGEVSGVEAVIDKDFASEKLAEQIKADLLIILTAVDHAYLDYNQPNQKQIKTISVEELKQHIDKGHFASGSMLPKVEAAIRFVEHSNRTKQAIITSLDNVANIFTTDIGTRIY; encoded by the coding sequence ATGAAAAAGAGAATTGTGATAGCATTAGGTGGCAACGCCATTCTAACAAAGGATCCAAGTGCAAAAGCGCAACAATTGGCATTAAGAAGCACAGCCAAGAAGCTTGTTCCATTAATCGAACAAGGCCATGAGTTAATTATCTCTCATGGGAATGGTCCTCAAGTAGGTAATCTGCTTTTACAACAAAGCGCTGCAGATTCTAAGGAAAATCCGGCATTACCATTGGATACATGTGTAGCCATGACACAAGGGAGTATCGGTTATTGGTTGCAACTTGTTTTAAGAGAGACACTAAAGGAAGCAGGGATAAACAAAGAAGTCATCACTTTGTTGACGCAAGTAATAGTGAGTAAAGACGATCCTGCTTTTAGTCACCCAACGAAGCCAGTGGGACCATTCTTATCAGAAGAAGAAAAAAATCGAAAAAATGACCAGGATATCTATATAGAAGATTCCGGTCGAGGATGGCGTAAAGTAGTTCCATCTCCTAAGCCGATAAGTGTGACAGAAGCACCATTAATCGAGAAACTCGTTGAAATGGGTGCGATCACAATCGCTGCAGGTGGCGGTGGTATTCCTGTTGTAGAGGACAATGGGGAAGTATCAGGTGTAGAAGCTGTAATTGATAAAGATTTTGCTTCAGAGAAATTAGCAGAACAAATTAAAGCAGATCTATTAATTATATTAACGGCTGTAGATCATGCGTATCTTGATTATAATCAACCAAATCAAAAGCAAATTAAAACTATATCTGTAGAAGAACTGAAACAACATATTGATAAAGGCCATTTTGCTTCGGGTAGTATGTTACCAAAGGTTGAAGCAGCTATAAGATTTGTTGAACATTCAAATCGTACAAAGCAGGCCATCATTACATCTTTAGATAATGTCGCTAATATTTTTACAACAGATATCGGAACACGTATTTATTAA
- a CDS encoding SprT family protein, whose protein sequence is MDDNQLQELVAEISIEYFNKPFYDQACFNSRLRTVGGRYLPKQRKIEINRKYLLELGKSELIGIIKHELCHYHLHIEGKPYGHGSAEFKALLANTKSPRYCRPLPSEQQKIVDLHHYECIQCGQLYKRKRKVNINKYSCGVCKGKIKLVQ, encoded by the coding sequence ATGGATGATAATCAATTGCAAGAACTTGTAGCCGAAATCTCGATCGAATATTTCAATAAACCTTTTTATGATCAAGCCTGTTTCAATTCTAGATTAAGAACTGTGGGTGGTCGTTACCTCCCAAAACAACGTAAGATTGAAATTAATCGAAAGTACTTATTAGAATTAGGTAAATCAGAGTTGATCGGAATCATTAAACATGAACTTTGTCATTATCACTTACACATAGAAGGAAAACCATACGGACATGGTAGTGCAGAATTTAAAGCTTTATTAGCAAACACCAAATCTCCACGGTATTGTCGCCCTCTACCTTCTGAACAACAGAAGATAGTCGACTTACATCATTATGAATGTATACAATGCGGACAACTGTATAAAAGAAAAAGAAAAGTAAACATTAATAAGTATAGTTGTGGGGTTTGCAAAGGGAAAATAAAACTTGTCCAATAA
- the thiL gene encoding thiamine-phosphate kinase, producing MNEFKFINSIKQSYYRNNTTIKGIGDDAAVFRLPYHDIVTSVDTLVDGIHFSKETMKPFHVGYRSLAANLSDMAAMGANPISYLVSIVVPKNYSNYDLQEIYHGLETLAKKHQVDLIGGDTVTGEQLVLSVTVNGAVLAGKARYRDLMRPGDIIFVTGTLGDAAAGLNILLDKQSVDFGADYLINRHRMPTPRVEFASQLANIERLALNDISDGIASEANELAQASRLTIYLDEGKLPLSKELKQFPRAQQLDYSLSGGEDFELIGAVSPEYWRLVRDAAEQTNTPIAKIGEVKDELKNNGTVWIKRNETYIKLQSSGYVHKN from the coding sequence GTGAATGAATTTAAATTTATTAATTCAATAAAACAATCTTATTATCGAAATAATACTACGATAAAAGGTATTGGAGATGATGCGGCAGTTTTTCGTCTTCCATATCATGATATCGTCACCTCTGTCGATACGCTTGTCGATGGCATTCATTTTTCAAAAGAAACGATGAAACCTTTTCATGTTGGTTATCGATCTTTGGCAGCTAATCTTAGCGATATGGCTGCGATGGGCGCAAACCCCATTTCATATTTAGTATCAATCGTTGTACCAAAGAACTATTCCAATTACGATCTACAAGAAATTTATCATGGATTAGAAACATTAGCTAAAAAGCATCAAGTTGACTTAATTGGTGGCGATACGGTTACAGGAGAGCAACTTGTACTATCTGTCACAGTAAATGGAGCTGTTTTAGCTGGAAAGGCACGGTATCGTGATTTAATGCGTCCAGGTGATATTATTTTTGTGACAGGAACATTAGGTGACGCTGCTGCTGGATTAAATATATTACTTGATAAACAATCGGTAGACTTTGGTGCAGACTATTTAATTAATCGTCACCGTATGCCGACACCAAGAGTAGAATTTGCCTCACAATTAGCTAATATTGAAAGGTTAGCTTTAAATGATATTAGTGATGGAATTGCAAGTGAAGCGAATGAACTTGCTCAAGCCTCTAGATTAACAATCTATCTTGATGAGGGAAAATTACCATTATCTAAAGAATTAAAGCAATTTCCACGAGCTCAACAGTTGGATTATAGTTTAAGTGGTGGAGAAGACTTTGAATTGATTGGAGCTGTCTCACCTGAATATTGGCGTTTAGTTCGTGATGCGGCAGAACAAACTAATACTCCCATTGCAAAAATAGGGGAAGTTAAAGATGAATTAAAAAATAACGGAACTGTCTGGATTAAAAGAAATGAAACATATATTAAGTTACAATCTAGTGGATATGTTCATAAAAACTAA
- the tsaE gene encoding tRNA (adenosine(37)-N6)-threonylcarbamoyltransferase complex ATPase subunit type 1 TsaE gives MQTIKVMSEFETKTLASKLAQLLRPNSVITLTGDLGVGKTTFTKGLGEALGIKRTINSPTFTIVKSYHAEIPLHHIDAYRLEDSEEDIGFDDYFSDQAITVIEWPQFIDSFLPKERLDISIERLDEESRLFKLNPIGSYYEKVCEELVR, from the coding sequence ATGCAAACTATAAAAGTTATGTCTGAATTTGAAACGAAAACATTAGCAAGTAAACTTGCTCAACTTTTACGACCAAATAGTGTTATTACGCTAACTGGTGACCTAGGAGTTGGTAAAACAACCTTTACAAAAGGACTAGGTGAAGCTCTAGGTATTAAGCGGACAATTAATAGTCCGACATTTACGATAGTTAAGAGTTATCATGCGGAGATACCTTTACATCATATTGATGCCTATAGACTAGAGGATAGTGAAGAAGATATTGGCTTCGATGATTATTTCTCTGACCAAGCGATTACTGTTATTGAGTGGCCACAATTTATTGACTCGTTTTTACCTAAAGAGAGGTTAGACATATCAATTGAGCGGTTAGATGAAGAATCACGATTATTTAAACTTAATCCAATTGGTTCATATTATGAAAAAGTGTGTGAGGAGCTAGTAAGATGA